The DNA region AGGGCGTCCAGGGGCATCTTGTGGGATTGATGGGCCATGAGGTGAAGGATAACCTCCGTGTCCGACGTGGACTGGAAGATGGCTCCCCGGTCCTCCAGGTACCTCATGATCCCCCCGGAATTGGTCAGGTTGCCGTTGTGGGCTATGGCCACGGGTCCCTTGGCATAGTTTATGGTCAGGGGCTGGGCGTTCTGAAGTATGGAGTCCCCGCAGGTGGAGTAGCGCACGTGACCTATGGCGGCCCGGGCTGGTATGGAGGACACCATGCCCTGGGATATGGCGTTGTGGACCAGCCCCATGCCCTTTATGGACCTGGCAACCCCCCCCTCTATCCACGACAGGCCCGCGGACTCCTGCCCCCTGTGCTGCAGGGCGAAGAGCCCCAGGTATATGTCCTCCAGTACCGGCCTGCCATCCCTGGAGAAGGCGCCGAAGACCCCGCACATCAGCCCCTCACCCCCCGGAGGGATCCCAGGTCCGATAGGTTAAGCTGGCAACCCCCTAGATCCAGCGTGGCCCTTCCCGTTACCACCCCAATGGGCCGGAACTCGAAGCCGCTCCATATCCCGGCCAGCTCCCGTACCCTTTGGGGCTCCACGAAGTAGATGGCCATTGGCCCCCCTTCTCCGAAGAGGTAACCCTCGGGAGAGGGCCAGTCGATGTCTAAGCGGGCCCCCAGACTCAGGGGGGCCAGGGACTTGACCAGAGACGACAGCCACCCTCCCCGGGTGACCGGCCTCCCGGCCAGGCACAGGCCAGATCTGGCGGTCCTCATGGCGTTCCCGATGAAACGCCTCTCGAGATCGGGGGCGAATGCGATCTCGGAGCCCCCGGGGCCGAACAGGCTGCCGTAGAGGCTGCCCACGGTGCCCGAGCTGGACCCCACAAGGCATATGGCTGCCCCCTCCGGGATCTCATTGGGCTTGAGCCACCCCTCACCCTGGGGGACCAGCCCAACGGATACTATGAGCGGGGAGGGCATGATCCTGGAGGAGGGGCTCTCGTTGTAGAGGCTCACGTTGCCGGACACCACGGGGCAGTCCAGCTCCCGGGCGGCCCAGGCCAGGCCCTCCACGGATCTCTGAAGCTCCCAGTACTGATGAGACACCTCTGGGGAGGGGAAGTTCAGACAGTTGGTCATGCCCATGGCTTCCGCCCCCGCCACCCCCAGAGCCCTAAGCGTGGAGGCCGCCACCAGGGCGGTGCCGTTGAACGGGTCCTCCTGGCACATCCATGGGTTGGCCTCCATGGAGCAGACCAGGGTCCCCACATCCCTCATCCAGAGGGCGCTTACCGGATTCCCGGGGCCCAGGACGGTCCTCAGCTGCACCATGGAGTCGTACTGCTCGTATATCCAGGAGTGGTCCATCAGGCTTCGCTGGGATAGGAGGGATCGTAGGCGGTCCGCCGCATCCTGGGAGGAGAGGAGTTCCTCATCCCTCCTCGGACGGGGTCGGGTTGGTGGGGCGGAGGGCCAGTCCTTGGCGGGAGAGTCGCCCCCCAGGATGCTCACCGGAAGCTGGGCGATAAGCCGCTGATCCCTGAACACCCGGTAAACCCCCGTGTCCGTGATCTCCCCCACGTCCGCCCACTCGAGGCCCCACTTCTCCGCCGTGGCGGAGAGCCTGGGCAGATCCTCGGGAAGGCAGATGATGAGCATCCTCTCCTGGGACTCGGATAGGAAGATCTCCCAGGGCTCCATTTCCTCCCGGAGGGGGATCCTGTCGCAGTGGATGTCTATGCCGTTGCCGCTCTTGTGGGCCACCTCGCTGGAGGAGGACAGGAGCCCCGCGGCCCCCATATCCTGCATGGCCTGGATGACCCCCTGGTTCAGGAGCTCGAGGCAGGCCTCTATGAGTAGCTTTTCGTAGAACGGGTCCCCTATCTGGATCTGGGGCTTGTTGGAGGCCCCGTGGTCCTTGAGCTCCGTGGAGGCGAAGGAGGCGCCGGCGATGCCGTCCCTTCCCGTTCTGGCCCCCAACACTACCACCCTCATGCCGGGACGGGCGGTCTTGCTGCTGCAGAGCCTGTCCAGTTCCACCACCCCGGCGCAGAAGGCGTTAACCAGCGGGTTGTCCTCGTAGCAGGGGTCGTATATGGTGAGACCCCCCACGGTGGGGACCCCCACCGCGTTCCCGTAGCCCCCTATGCCCTCCACCACCTTCTCCCGGATGTGCTTGGCCTTGGGCGAGTCGGAGTCCCCGAAGAATAGGCCGTCCATGGACATGATGGGCCTGGCCCCCATGGCCAGTATGTCCCTTATTATGCCCCCCACACCGGTGGCGGCACCCTCGTAGGGGGACACCGCCGAGGGGTGGTTGTGGCTCTCCACCTTGAATGCGAGGCCCAGACGATCGGAGAGCCTTACTATCCCCGCGTTCTCCCCTTCGCCCCCCACCACGTGTCTTCCCTCTTTGGGCAACTTGGCCAGTAGCTTCCTGGTGGACTTGT from Thermanaerovibrio acidaminovorans DSM 6589 includes:
- the purL gene encoding phosphoribosylformylglycinamidine synthase subunit PurL yields the protein MNPEQVGLDRQEWEHLKGVLGREPNELELRMVGVMWSEHCSYKSTRKLLAKLPKEGRHVVGGEGENAGIVRLSDRLGLAFKVESHNHPSAVSPYEGAATGVGGIIRDILAMGARPIMSMDGLFFGDSDSPKAKHIREKVVEGIGGYGNAVGVPTVGGLTIYDPCYEDNPLVNAFCAGVVELDRLCSSKTARPGMRVVVLGARTGRDGIAGASFASTELKDHGASNKPQIQIGDPFYEKLLIEACLELLNQGVIQAMQDMGAAGLLSSSSEVAHKSGNGIDIHCDRIPLREEMEPWEIFLSESQERMLIICLPEDLPRLSATAEKWGLEWADVGEITDTGVYRVFRDQRLIAQLPVSILGGDSPAKDWPSAPPTRPRPRRDEELLSSQDAADRLRSLLSQRSLMDHSWIYEQYDSMVQLRTVLGPGNPVSALWMRDVGTLVCSMEANPWMCQEDPFNGTALVAASTLRALGVAGAEAMGMTNCLNFPSPEVSHQYWELQRSVEGLAWAARELDCPVVSGNVSLYNESPSSRIMPSPLIVSVGLVPQGEGWLKPNEIPEGAAICLVGSSSGTVGSLYGSLFGPGGSEIAFAPDLERRFIGNAMRTARSGLCLAGRPVTRGGWLSSLVKSLAPLSLGARLDIDWPSPEGYLFGEGGPMAIYFVEPQRVRELAGIWSGFEFRPIGVVTGRATLDLGGCQLNLSDLGSLRGVRG